In Bombus vancouverensis nearcticus unplaced genomic scaffold, iyBomVanc1_principal scaffold0026, whole genome shotgun sequence, a single window of DNA contains:
- the LOC143304197 gene encoding omega-amidase NIT2-A-like, giving the protein MPEIEGDKLYNTCTIWGPDGTLIARHRKVHLFDIDIPNKITFRESDSLSPGNSLTTFDVKGCKIGIGICYDIRFEEMARIYRNKGCQMLIYPAAFNMTTGPLHWSLLQRSRANDNQLYVACISPARVP; this is encoded by the exons atgcctgaaatagagggcgataaattgtacaatacctgtactatttggggtcccgatggaactttgatagcaagacaccgaaag gtacatctattcgacatcgacattcctaataagattacttttcgagagagtgattcactcagtcctggtaactccctaacgacgttcgatgtgaagggctgcaaaataggtattggcatttgctatgatattagattcgaggaaatggcacgcatttatcggaacaaag gttgccaaatgctgatatatccagcggcattcaatatgaccactggaccattgcactggtctttacttcagcgttccagagcgaatgataatcaattatacgttgcctgcatatcaccggctcgtgttccttaa